Proteins encoded within one genomic window of Bacillus sp. F19:
- a CDS encoding glycosyltransferase: METIAHYLTEDVKINQRFIYNQMVYQGLYRSIVIGPFQRKHDTDFPLDSFYNINEIPDLTAFFNEQRVAAIHAHHGKHAVDVFPLAMQHNLPFIVSIRGSDGSAQSEALYNRNFSRYRSIVNHDSLFVPVCEYLGNELLKLGVPNCKINVLYGGIDLDVFPFQERHKPADGEFVIISVGRLVQKKGHDTLIRAFKSVHETYPNIKLKIIGGGKERANLEALIGELHLTNAVFLLGKMSLFDIAEELKKAHLFCLPSEIAQNGDVEGIPNAIKEAMAIGLPVISTRHAGIPEMISHLRTGYLIEERNVQQLSDGIESFLRSQETWSDYTRAARHVIEERFDLKKQLIKQHEMYDKFLKKNW, encoded by the coding sequence CCATTTCAAAGGAAGCATGACACGGATTTCCCCTTAGATTCTTTTTATAATATAAATGAGATCCCGGATCTGACTGCCTTTTTTAACGAACAGAGGGTAGCCGCCATTCATGCACATCATGGCAAGCATGCCGTTGATGTCTTTCCGCTTGCCATGCAGCATAACCTTCCATTTATAGTCAGCATCCGCGGTTCTGACGGTTCGGCACAAAGCGAAGCGCTGTATAATAGAAACTTTTCGCGTTACCGTTCAATTGTCAATCATGACAGTTTATTCGTGCCGGTTTGTGAATATCTTGGAAATGAGCTTCTGAAGCTTGGGGTTCCAAACTGTAAAATAAATGTTCTGTATGGAGGAATTGACCTGGATGTGTTTCCATTTCAAGAACGCCACAAACCTGCTGATGGGGAGTTTGTCATCATTTCAGTCGGCAGACTGGTTCAAAAAAAGGGGCATGATACACTGATACGAGCTTTTAAGTCGGTCCATGAAACATATCCGAATATTAAGCTTAAAATCATTGGAGGCGGAAAGGAGAGAGCTAATCTCGAAGCGCTGATCGGGGAACTGCATCTAACGAATGCTGTGTTTTTATTAGGAAAAATGAGCTTGTTTGATATAGCAGAAGAACTGAAAAAAGCGCACCTCTTTTGTTTGCCGAGTGAAATAGCCCAAAACGGAGATGTGGAAGGCATTCCAAATGCTATTAAAGAAGCGATGGCGATTGGTCTACCCGTGATATCAACCAGGCATGCAGGGATACCTGAGATGATTTCTCATCTTCGCACAGGCTATTTAATTGAAGAAAGAAATGTTCAGCAGCTCTCGGACGGAATTGAATCATTCCTCCGTTCACAAGAAACATGGAGTGACTATACCCGTGCTGCAAGACATGTGATTGAAGAACGATTCGACTTGAAAAAACAGCTGATCAAGCAGCATGAGATGTATGATAAATTTCTTAAGAAGAATTGGTAA
- a CDS encoding DUF1360 domain-containing protein, which yields MIGWIDFILLFLASFRLTRLLVFDKITAFIRRPFHKEAEEVLPDGSTLSYIEIKGEGLQKWIGELLSCYWCTGIWTSAFLYIIFVNMPDLASPLILILAIAGCAAILESIIEKLIF from the coding sequence ATGATTGGATGGATCGACTTTATTTTACTGTTTTTAGCGAGCTTCAGGCTTACCAGGTTGCTTGTTTTTGATAAAATAACAGCTTTTATCAGAAGGCCTTTTCATAAGGAAGCGGAAGAGGTTTTGCCTGATGGAAGCACACTTTCCTATATTGAAATAAAGGGAGAGGGGCTTCAGAAGTGGATTGGCGAATTGCTCAGCTGTTACTGGTGTACGGGTATTTGGACTTCTGCCTTTCTGTATATTATTTTCGTTAACATGCCGGACCTCGCATCTCCCCTGATACTCATTCTGGCGATCGCAGGCTGTGCAGCGATTCTTGAATCTATTATTGAAAAATTAATCTTCTAA